The Novosphingobium aromaticivorans DSM 12444 genome segment GGCGGGGGCGCCAGTGGGAATCGTGGGCAGGGGCATGACCCCGCTCGACCCGCTGATCGCGGACGTGGTGCGGCGGATGAAGCGCAAGCTCGCGCCCGGCGACGGGGCGAACGCCTATATCCGCAGGCAGGATAGCTGGATCCTGATGCAGCACGACGTGCCGACGGTCATGGTCAGCAGCAGCTATGGCAACATGGAACGCCTCGAACGGTTCATGGAAGACACCTATCACCGCCCGACCGACCAGGCCGGCGCGGGAATCGACTATGGCGGCATGGCCGACGACGTGCTGCTCCAGGCGGAACTGGTCCGCGCATTCGCCGATCCGAAGCGCTATCCGGGGGCCGGATCGAAGCGGGCCCAAACCCCCTAGCGGAACCCGATCTTCCTGTTTACATGGGCCGCCACGAATCTCCCCGGACACAGGAAGTGGCGCCCATCATGGATATCCCTCTCGGCCTTACCTTCGACGACGTGCTTCTGCGTCCTGCCGAGTCGGACATCGTGCCATCCCAGGCCGACACCCGCACCCGCCTGACCAAGGGCATCGGCCTCAACATCCCAATCCTGTCCTCTGCCATGGACACCGTGACCGAGGCCGACATGGCCATCGTCATGGCGCAGCTTGGCGGGATCGGCGTACTCCACCGCAACCTTTCGATCGAAGAGCAGTGCGCCGCGGTCCGGGCGGTAAAGCGCTTCGAGAGCGGGATGGTCGTCAACCCCATCACCATTTCCCCCGATGCCCCGCTGGGCGAGGCGCAGGCGCTGATGCGCCAGCACAAGATCAGCGGCATTCCGGTGGTCGAGGCGTCCGGCAAGCTCGTCGGCATTCTCACCAACCGCGACGTGCGCTTTGCCGACAACCCGCAGCAGCCCGTGCGCGAACTCATGACGCACGAGAACCTGGCGACCGTGAAGCTCGGTTCGAGTGGCGACGAGGCGCGCCGCCTGCTGCATCAGCGCCGGATCGAGAAGCTGCTGGTGGTGGACGATGCCTTCCACTGCATTGGCCTCATCACGGTGAAGGACATCGAGAAGGCGGTCACTTTCCCCAACGCCACCAAGGATGCGGCCGGACGCCTGCGCGTTGCCGCCGCCACGACGGTCGGCGAAAAAGGCCTCCTGCGCACCCAGGCGCTGGTCGAGGCGGAATGCGACGTGGTGATCATCGACACCGCCCACGGGCACAACCGTGACGTTGCCCGCGCCGTCGAGGCAGCGAAGAAGCTGTCGAATTCGGTCCAGGTGATCGCCGGCAACGTCGCCACGGCCGAGGCGACGCGTTCGCTGATCGATGCGGGCGCGGACGGCGTGAAGATCGGCATCGGCCCCGGATCGATCTGCACCACCCGCATCGTCGCGGGCGTTGGCGTGCCCCAGCTGACCGCCGTGATGGAATGCGCCGCCGAAGCGGAAAAGTCGGGCGTGCCGGTCATTGCCGACGGCGGCCTGCGGACTTCGGGCGACGCTGCAAAGGCGCTGGCCGCCGGTGCAAGCTCGGTCATGATCGGGTCGATGCTTGCCGGCACCGAGGAAGCGCCGGGCGAGACGTTCCTCTACCAGGGACGCGCCTACAAGTCGTATCGCGGCATGGGTTCGGTGGGTGCGATGGCGCGCGGCAGCGCGGATCGCTATTTCCAGCAGGACATCAAGGACCAAATGAAGCTGGTGCCTGAAGGCATTGAAGGCCAGGTGCCCTACAAGGGACCGGCCAAGGATGTGGTCCACCAGCTCGTCGGCGGCATCAAGGCCGCGATGGGCTATACCGGCAGCCCCACGATCGACGATCTGCGCAAGCGCGCGCAGTTCGTGCGCATCACCAATGCGGGCCTGCGCGAAAGTCACGTCCACGACGTGACGATCACGCGCGAGGCGCCGAACTACAAGGTGGGCTGAGAGCCACCCGATGACCCCTTCCGCCCGCGTACAGGCGGCGATCGATCTGCTTGACGCGGTGATCGCGGCGGCGAAGGCGCAAGGGGCATCTGCCGATCGGATCGCCGCGGACTGGTTCCGGTCGCGGCGCTTCGTCGGCTCGAAGGATCGCCGCGCGATCCGTGAACTCGTGTGGAGCGCGATCCGCGTCTGCGGCGAAGTCCCGGAAAGCGGCCGCGCGGCGATGCTGCGCGTGGCCGTGGCTGACCCTGGAATTGCCGCGCTTTTCGATGGTTCCACATATGGGCCTGCGCCGATCAGGGCAGGCGAAGTGGCGGCCGAGGGCGGCAACGCGCCCGCCTGGCTGAGCGAGCGCTTGCGGCAGTCCGGCCTTGGCGAGGACGAGCAGGCGGCGCTGTTGGGCAGGGCGCCGCTCGACATCCGGGCAAACACCCTAAGGATCACGCGCGACGAACTTCGGCTGCGGCTTCCCGTCGAGTTGGAAGTCACTGCCGCGCCCG includes the following:
- the guaB gene encoding IMP dehydrogenase, which produces MDIPLGLTFDDVLLRPAESDIVPSQADTRTRLTKGIGLNIPILSSAMDTVTEADMAIVMAQLGGIGVLHRNLSIEEQCAAVRAVKRFESGMVVNPITISPDAPLGEAQALMRQHKISGIPVVEASGKLVGILTNRDVRFADNPQQPVRELMTHENLATVKLGSSGDEARRLLHQRRIEKLLVVDDAFHCIGLITVKDIEKAVTFPNATKDAAGRLRVAAATTVGEKGLLRTQALVEAECDVVIIDTAHGHNRDVARAVEAAKKLSNSVQVIAGNVATAEATRSLIDAGADGVKIGIGPGSICTTRIVAGVGVPQLTAVMECAAEAEKSGVPVIADGGLRTSGDAAKALAAGASSVMIGSMLAGTEEAPGETFLYQGRAYKSYRGMGSVGAMARGSADRYFQQDIKDQMKLVPEGIEGQVPYKGPAKDVVHQLVGGIKAAMGYTGSPTIDDLRKRAQFVRITNAGLRESHVHDVTITREAPNYKVG